A genomic region of Oceanispirochaeta sp. contains the following coding sequences:
- a CDS encoding type II toxin-antitoxin system YafQ family toxin — MYSIEASGRFKKDMKQLQKSGNKQYDLTEVGKIAKRLAKPEILPQKNHDPSLSGNWKGFRECHVSPDLLLIYYYDEEEQILVLYRVGSHSELFRMGAVRLRNIRLSCRPPT, encoded by the coding sequence ATGTATTCTATTGAAGCTTCCGGTAGATTCAAAAAAGACATGAAACAGCTGCAGAAATCAGGTAATAAGCAATATGATCTGACCGAAGTAGGAAAAATCGCCAAACGCCTCGCAAAGCCTGAAATACTACCTCAGAAAAACCATGATCCTTCTCTTTCCGGTAATTGGAAAGGATTTCGGGAATGCCATGTGTCTCCCGACCTGCTACTCATTTATTACTATGATGAAGAAGAACAGATCCTGGTGTTATACAGAGTCGGCTCCCATTCTGAATTATTCAGAATGGGAGCCGTCAGGCTTCGTAACATCCGGCTCAGCTGCAGGCCACCGACCTGA